The Polaribacter sp. KT25b genome contains the following window.
TTAAAGTTGAACACTTAAAGGAGTTAACTGCAAATATTATAAAAGGAGTTAGAACAGCTACTTTTAATTTAACACCTCCAGAATTATCAGATCATGGAATTGTACCAGCAATATCTAAATTATCTAAAGAATTGGGTAAATTAACTGGTAAGGAAATTCTTTTATTTAATAAAACAGATTTCAATCAGCGTTTAGATTCCTTAACTGAAATTAATATTTATAGAATTACCCAAGAAGCTATTAATAACGCTATTAAATATGCAGATTCTTCCAGTATTTTAGTATCACTTTCTCATAGTAAAAATATGTTAAGTATTGTAATAGATGATGATGGTAAAGGGTTTGAGCCATCTAAAGTAAAAAAAGTGAAAAAAGGAGATGGAGGAATGGGAATGACTTTTATGAAAGAGAGAATTACATATATTAATGGTAGGTTGTTTTTGAATTCTGAGCTAGGTAAAGGAACTAGGGTTACCTTAAACATTCCAATTTAAATACGTATTTTTACTTAAATTTATTATTTTTGTAAGTATAAAATCGATAATTAATTATGATAAATGTAGTTTTAGCAGACGACCATGTTTTAGTAAGAGATGGTATAAAAGCACTTTTAGAAGATCAATCAGGAATTACTGTAATTGATGAAGCTTCTAATGGAAAAGAAGCTTTAGAAGTTATAGCCAAAAATAAACCACATGTTTTAATTATAGACATTCGTATGCCAGAAATGAATGGTATTGAGGCGGTTTCAGAAGTAAAAAAACATTTTTCTGATGTAAAAACATTAATGCTTTCTATGCACGATTCAGAAGAATACGTTGTAAAATCTATACAAGCTGGTGCAGATGGTTATTTGTTAAAAGGAGCAAGTAAAGAAGAGTTTTTAAAAGCCGTGATAAAAGTAGCTTCTGGCGGTAAATATTTTACAGGTGATGTTTCTTCTATTATAATGAATAATTTTGTTAACGGAAACGCAACTAATTTAGAAGTTTCAAAAAAAGTAAGTACAGGGCTCCCCTTTAAATTAACCAAAAGAGAAAGACAAATTTTAGATTTGGTTTTAGAATTAAAAAATAATAAAGACATTGCTGATGAACTCAAAATCAGCAAGAGAACTGCAGAAGTACATCGTTTTAATTTAATGAAGAAATTAGAGGTAAAAAATCTAATGGAATTAACCAATAAGGTTAAAGAATATCAATTAATATAATTATTAAGGTAGAGTAGTTTTTTAAAACAATCTTTTTTTAACGTCAATTTTACAATATCCTTAAAATGAGTATTGTGTAATTGTTGATTTCCTAATAATTAGAATATACGTATTTTTTATACTTAAAATTAAGTATTTATACTTAGTTTTGTAATATAAATATATGTATTATGTCTACTTTAGCTCAAGAAAAAGCAACAAAACTAAGTCTGTTTAATTTTAAAAATGTATCCACTCGTACTTTTTGGATTACATCTATTTCATTTTTTATGTGCTTTTTTGCCTGGTTTGGTATTGTGCCTTTTATGCCAGATGTTGTAAAAGATTTAGGTTTAACACCAGATCAAAAATGGAATTCTATCATTTTAGCGGTTTCAGGAACCGTCTTTGCGCGTTTACTAATAGGTAAATTATGTGATAAATATGGGCCAAGATTATGTTATACTTGGTTGTTAATGTTAGGTGCAATTCCTGTTATTTTATGTGGTTTAGTGCAAACGCCAACTCAGTTTTTGGTTTGTAGATTATTTATCGGTTTTATAGGAGCGTCTTTTGTAATTACACAAGTGCATACTTCATTAATGTTTGCACCAAATATTGTAGGTACTGCAAATGCAACTTCTGCAGGTTGGGGTAATTTAGGTGGTGGAGCAAATAGATTAGGGATGCCTTTAATTGCGGGAGCAGTTGTAGCATTTGGTGTTGCAGATGCAGAAGCTTGGAGATATTCTATGGTTATTGCAGGTGTTGTTTGTTTTTTAATGGGTATTGTTTATTTCTTTTTTACACAAGATACTCCAAAAGGAAATTTTAAAGAATTAAAAGCTTCAGGAGAAATAGTTACTGCTAAAAAAGATCAGATTGGTTTTTTAGAGGTTTTAAAAGATTATAGAGTTTGGATTCTTTTTGTGGTTTATGCAGCAAGTTTTGGAATTGAATTAACAGTTTACGGAACTATGGATGATTACCTTCAGAATACGTTCCAATTAGAAAGAGTTACTGCTGGTAACATTGTGCTTTCATTTGCTTTAATGAATATTTTTGCAAGAACTTTAGGTGGCTTTTTTGGTGATAAATTTGGGAAATTAAAAGGATTAAGAGGTCGAGTTTTATTCTTGTCTTTTATCTTAACCATACAGGGTATTATGTTGATTTCCTTTTCGGGAGCATCAAGTATAATTTTAGGAATTGTTTTATTAATTTCTTTTAGTTTAAGTGTGCAAATGGCAGAAGGAGCTACATTTTCTGTAGTGCCATTTATCAATAAAAAAGCAATTGGTTCTGTTTCTGGTATTGTTGGTGCAGGTGGTAATGTTGGTGCTTTTTTAGCAGCAATGTTATTAAAATCAAAATCTGCTGTAGCAGAAAAAGCAGCTATTGCAGCTAATGAAGGTTTGGGAGAAGAAGCAATTAAAGCAGCTCAATCTGTAGCTTCTTCAAGCGCAGTTTCTAGTGGGTATTTATTAATTGGTTTTGTGGTAATTGCAACAGCAATTGTTTCTTTAACTATTAAGTTTTCTAAAGAAGATGAATACTCAGAAGCTCCAGAAAAAGTAAAAGAAATAGCACCAGAATTGGTAATTGTAAAATAAAGAATTACAG
Protein-coding sequences here:
- a CDS encoding response regulator transcription factor, which encodes MINVVLADDHVLVRDGIKALLEDQSGITVIDEASNGKEALEVIAKNKPHVLIIDIRMPEMNGIEAVSEVKKHFSDVKTLMLSMHDSEEYVVKSIQAGADGYLLKGASKEEFLKAVIKVASGGKYFTGDVSSIIMNNFVNGNATNLEVSKKVSTGLPFKLTKRERQILDLVLELKNNKDIADELKISKRTAEVHRFNLMKKLEVKNLMELTNKVKEYQLI
- a CDS encoding MFS transporter, whose amino-acid sequence is MSTLAQEKATKLSLFNFKNVSTRTFWITSISFFMCFFAWFGIVPFMPDVVKDLGLTPDQKWNSIILAVSGTVFARLLIGKLCDKYGPRLCYTWLLMLGAIPVILCGLVQTPTQFLVCRLFIGFIGASFVITQVHTSLMFAPNIVGTANATSAGWGNLGGGANRLGMPLIAGAVVAFGVADAEAWRYSMVIAGVVCFLMGIVYFFFTQDTPKGNFKELKASGEIVTAKKDQIGFLEVLKDYRVWILFVVYAASFGIELTVYGTMDDYLQNTFQLERVTAGNIVLSFALMNIFARTLGGFFGDKFGKLKGLRGRVLFLSFILTIQGIMLISFSGASSIILGIVLLISFSLSVQMAEGATFSVVPFINKKAIGSVSGIVGAGGNVGAFLAAMLLKSKSAVAEKAAIAANEGLGEEAIKAAQSVASSSAVSSGYLLIGFVVIATAIVSLTIKFSKEDEYSEAPEKVKEIAPELVIVK